In Bradyrhizobium sp. 170, the DNA window CGCGATCATGCAGGATGCGATCCGTGCGTCCGGCGCCAATATCGTGACCGTGTCGCTGCGGCGCGAGGCCGCCGGCGGCAAGACGGGCGACGCGTTCTGGTCGCTGATCCGCGAGCTCGATGTGACGGTGCTGCCGAACACCGCCGGCTGCCGCAGCGTGCGCGATGCGGTGACGACGGCAAAGCTGGCGCGCGAACTATTCGCCACGCCCTGGATCAAGCTGGAGGTGATCGCCGACAACGACACGCTGCAGCCCGACGTGGTCGGCCTGGTCGAAGCCGCCGGCATCCTGATCAAGGACGGCTTTGAAGTGTTTCCCTACTGCACCGAAGACCTTTCGGTCGCGATGCGGCTGGTGGGCGCCGGATGCAAGGTGGTGATGCCGTGGGCCGCGCCGATCGGAAGCGCCAAGGGAATCACCAACCGCGACGCGCTGAAGCTGATGCGCGAGCGCATGCCCGACGTGACGCTGGTGGTCGACGCCGGCCTCGGCGCGCCGTCGCATGCGGCGCACGCCCTCGAACTCGGCTACGACGCCGTGCTGCTCAACACGGCGATCGCAAAGGCCGCCGATCCCGTCGTGATGGCCAATGCGTTCCGCCTTGGTGTGGAAGCCGGCCGCACCGCCTATGAAGCAGGCCTGATGGAAGCCCGCGACTTCGCCTCGCCCTCAACCCCTGTGATCGGGACACCGTTCTGGCATGCCGTATCCTGATAAATTCTATCCCGTGGTCGACAGTGTCGCCTGGGTGGCGCGGCTGGCGCTGCTCGGCGCCGGCACCATTCAGTTGCGCGCCAAGGACCTCAATGACTCAGAGGCGCTGCAGATCGTGACCGACGCGCTCGAGGCCATCAAGGGCACGGACGCCAAGCTCGTGGTCAATGACTACTGGCGCGCGGCGATCGTCGCCGGCGCAAAGCATCTGCATCTCGGTCAGGAAGACCTCGCCGACGCGGATCTTGGCGAAATCCGCAAGGCAGGACTGACGCTCGGCATCTCCACCCATGACGACGAGGAACTGGCGACGGCGCTTGCAGCGAAGCCGGACTACATCGCGCTCGGCCCGATTTTTCCGACCACGCTGAAATCGATGCGCTTCGCGCCGCAGGGCATCCCAAAGATCACCGAGTGGAAGAAGCGCATCGGCGACATCCCACTGGTCGCGATCGGCGGCATCAAGTTCGAACAATCAGCCGAGATTTTTGCGGCGGGGGCGGACTCTATCGCCGTCGTCAGTGACGTCACCCAGAATGCTGATCCCGACGCGCGGGTCAGACAATGGCTCGGTCAGAGTGCGGAGGCCGCGTGAGAAGTCTACGAAACCATCAGCCGTCATTGCGAGGAGCGCAAGCGACGAAGCAATCCATTCTCACCGCTTGCTCGGTGGGATGGATTGCTTCGCTGCGCTCGCAATGACGGAGAAACCAATTAGAGAAATCAACGGAGGATACAGTATGAACATCCGCTCCAATCCCGACACCACCCTACCCGCCGTCACCACCGGCCCCCTTCTCTCGTCGCGAAAGATCTTCGCGACCCCTGACACCGCGCCCGACCTGCGCGTGCCCCTGCGCGAGATCATTTTGAGCGAAGGCGCCGGCGAGCCCAACCTTCCGGTCTACGACACCTCGGGCCCCTACACCGACCCGACCGTGACCATCGACGTCAACGCCGGCCTGTCGCGCAACCGCCTCGCCTGGGTGAAGGAACGCGGCGGCGTCGAGGAATATCAGGGCCGCGAGATCAAGCCGGAAGACAATGGCAATGTCGGCGCTTCCCACGCCGCAAAAGCCTTCACCGCTCACCACAAGCCGCTGCGCGGCCTCGATGGCCACAAGATCACGCAGCTCGAATTCGCCCGCGCCGGCATCATCACCAAGGAGATGATCTACGTCGCCGAGCGCGAAAACCTCGGCCGCAAGCAACAGCTTGAACGCGCCGAGGCAGCGTTGGCCGACGGCGAAAGCTTTGGCGCCGAGGTCCCCGCCTTCATCACACCGGAATTCGTTCGCTCAGAGATCGCGCGCGGCCGCGCCATCATCCCCTGCAACATCAACCACGCCGAACTCGAGCCGATGATCATCGGCCGCAATTTCCTCACCAAGATCAACGCCAATATCGGCAACTCCGCCGTCACTTCGTCGGTGGAAGAGGAAGTCGACAAGATGGTGTGGGCGATCCGCTGGGGCGCCGACACCGTGATGGACCTCTCGACGGGCCGCAACATCCACACCACCCGCGAATGGATTCTTCGAAATGCGCCGATCCCGATCGGCACCGTTCCGATTTATCAGGCGCTGGAGAAGTGCGAAGGCGATCCGGTAAAACTGACCTGGGAGCTCTACAAGGACACGCTGATTGAGCAGTGCGAACAGGGCGTCGACTATTTTACGATCCACGCCGGCGTGCGCCTGCCCTACATCCATCTCACCGCCAACCGCGTCACCGGCATCGTCTCGCGCGGCGGCTCGATCATGGCGAAGTGGTGCCTGGCGCATCACAAGGAAAGCTTCCTCTACACCCACTTCGACGAGATCTGCGACCTCATGCGCAAGTATGACGTCTCGTTCTCGCTCGGCGACGGCCTGCGCCCCGGCTCGATCGCGGACGCCAACGACCGCGCGCAGTTCGCCGAACTGGAGACGCTCGGCGAACTGACGAAGATCGCGTGGGAAAAAGGCTGCCAGGTGATGATCGAAGGCCCCGGCCACGTGCCGATGCACAAGATCAAGATCAACATGGACAAGCAGCTCAAGGAGTGCGGCGAAGCCCCGTTCTACACCTTGGGCCCGCTGACAACAGACATCGCGCCGGGCTACGACCACATCACCTCAGGCATCGGCGCCGCCATGATCGGCTGGTTCGGCTGCGCCATGCTCTGCTACGTCACGCCGAAGGAGCATCTCGGCCTCCCGGATCGTAACGACGTCAAGGTCGGCGTCATCACCTACAAGATCGCCGCCCACGCCTCAGACTTGGCCAAGGGCCACCCCGCCGCGCAACTCCGCGACGACGCGCTCTCACGTGCGAGGTTCGACTTCCGCTGGACCGACCAGTTCAACCTCGGCCTCGATCCGGACACCGCAAAAAGCTTCCACGACGAAACGCTGCCGAAGGAAGCCCACAAGGTCGCCCACTTCTGCTCGATGTGCGGCCCGAAGTTCTGTTCGATGAAGATCACCCAGGACGTGCGGGATTATGCGGCGACGCTGAACGATCCGGCGAGTGTGGGGATGTCGGTGAGTGGCACCATCGAGGATGGCATGGCGGCGATGAGCGCCAAGTTCAAGGAGATGGGCAGCAGTGTGTATCTCGATGCGGAGAAGGTGAAGGAGAGTAATCGGGTGTTGTGAGGCGCCCAACTCTCTCCGCGTCATGCCCGGGCTTGACTCCGGCATCCATCGAATGCAAAGGCCGGGCGAATGCCCGGCTTTTTCATATGGCGGCGTCAATTGCCTTTAAATCAGCCTAGCGAGTAGCCCGGTCTTTTTGTTTGCGGCAATCGGCAATAGCTCGAAGAGCGAGCGCGGAATCGTCATTCGCTTCCTACTTCAACATGGTGGTTGCACTTCGCTAACCAACCTGTGAAGTCTCTGCACCCTTTGGTTGCTCGCTAACTTGATATCGATATAGGGTCGAAAACAAGGCATGTGAGGCGAGCGGTATCGCACCTTTGAAGTACAGATTGCACCATCTGATATTTTCCTTCTTACTCGCTGGGACGTCGGGCGCGCTGGCGCAGGAGGAGCCGCGCGAGGTTGCCCGGCCGATCGCGCCTGCGGAAGTCGTGCTCTACATCCAGTCAGACTTGAAACGCACGGACTTCGTTCAACCGCTGGTTTGCGCGCTTCAG includes these proteins:
- a CDS encoding thiamine phosphate synthase, with product MPYPDKFYPVVDSVAWVARLALLGAGTIQLRAKDLNDSEALQIVTDALEAIKGTDAKLVVNDYWRAAIVAGAKHLHLGQEDLADADLGEIRKAGLTLGISTHDDEELATALAAKPDYIALGPIFPTTLKSMRFAPQGIPKITEWKKRIGDIPLVAIGGIKFEQSAEIFAAGADSIAVVSDVTQNADPDARVRQWLGQSAEAA
- the thiC gene encoding phosphomethylpyrimidine synthase ThiC; amino-acid sequence: MNIRSNPDTTLPAVTTGPLLSSRKIFATPDTAPDLRVPLREIILSEGAGEPNLPVYDTSGPYTDPTVTIDVNAGLSRNRLAWVKERGGVEEYQGREIKPEDNGNVGASHAAKAFTAHHKPLRGLDGHKITQLEFARAGIITKEMIYVAERENLGRKQQLERAEAALADGESFGAEVPAFITPEFVRSEIARGRAIIPCNINHAELEPMIIGRNFLTKINANIGNSAVTSSVEEEVDKMVWAIRWGADTVMDLSTGRNIHTTREWILRNAPIPIGTVPIYQALEKCEGDPVKLTWELYKDTLIEQCEQGVDYFTIHAGVRLPYIHLTANRVTGIVSRGGSIMAKWCLAHHKESFLYTHFDEICDLMRKYDVSFSLGDGLRPGSIADANDRAQFAELETLGELTKIAWEKGCQVMIEGPGHVPMHKIKINMDKQLKECGEAPFYTLGPLTTDIAPGYDHITSGIGAAMIGWFGCAMLCYVTPKEHLGLPDRNDVKVGVITYKIAAHASDLAKGHPAAQLRDDALSRARFDFRWTDQFNLGLDPDTAKSFHDETLPKEAHKVAHFCSMCGPKFCSMKITQDVRDYAATLNDPASVGMSVSGTIEDGMAAMSAKFKEMGSSVYLDAEKVKESNRVL
- a CDS encoding thiazole synthase, with the protein product MLNFYGKTFSSRLLIGSALYPSPAIMQDAIRASGANIVTVSLRREAAGGKTGDAFWSLIRELDVTVLPNTAGCRSVRDAVTTAKLARELFATPWIKLEVIADNDTLQPDVVGLVEAAGILIKDGFEVFPYCTEDLSVAMRLVGAGCKVVMPWAAPIGSAKGITNRDALKLMRERMPDVTLVVDAGLGAPSHAAHALELGYDAVLLNTAIAKAADPVVMANAFRLGVEAGRTAYEAGLMEARDFASPSTPVIGTPFWHAVS